ttaatagttAAATGGTGTTATAAGTGTATAGAAAATTAGATGTTTGTCGCAACTTTTCGATACAGTTTTATTTACGTGATATAGACGTCCAAGTACAAGAggacaaaagccaaataaacaatatttgatatcGAATTGAAGCGTTctgattggtcgagagcttgaatgattatttgtattcattatGATATTCAGTATTGATTTGCTAAAGAATAGCGTTTTGAACACCTACGAAACATCTATAAGAACTTCGGaagaaaattaaacataaagtaaATTGAGAAGTTaaatagttttgtattttaagtgAAGGTAGTGCATGGAGTATGTAAATCtgtgttttgatatatttacccCTACTTTCAGTAAAACCTAGACAGAGGCCTAGCTACTGCCGTATCTGCCGTATCAATTATAAGGGGCCCCCGGGATACGAGGGCCCCAAACGCACGTAAATAACAGACACATGACAGATGACAGACATATAATTAACACACACAGATAATCATGATGATGACAGATAGAGAGATTAttatggtaaataaatattacgccATTACTTTTGTGAGAACTATTTGCCGTTCCTAAGGCCCcccaaacaattatttatagggGGTCCAATCAAATCAAGGCACGCTACGATTCTGAACCTAGACCTACATATTACGTATACTTAGGTAGCTTAGTGTGATAATCTTGCAAATATTCTATTGTTAAACTCACATTGGTTAACTATTCACAAGCATTCGTCAACACAAATGAATAACCCTTCACAATTATCCAATTTTATAACAGTTCTTTTACGGATCAAGTTATCACGGCTTGAGGTTTCGACGAAACAGAAACAACTGCCGTTAAATACAAAGTCTATCGTATTCATTCGCATGAATAATATCATCAatcgtttatttgtttgtaatacaaGTGCTGGTATGTGTAATGATTCGTCATCGATGTATGCGCTGTCAAAGTGAACAGCAATTGccgttatattttacattacactatacattttttttatggcatgctatgaataagaattaatattctaggaaaaaaatctaaaataagtaTGAAAACATAATTATGTCGTTTTTAGGCATGCAacgcaatataataataattacaaaattatcagTTTAGAGATCTACCATTTCGACGAACAAATTAAAGACAATGCATTTTTTACTGAATGTTTACACATAAAAATGTTCTCTGTTGAGTTTTCAGCAACAAAAAACAAAGTCAAACTACACAATAAATGAGATAAGCGCATATATACCTAGATATAACATAATTCTTCCAAAACACGTTAGACGAGGGCCGCAACTAACCTTTACGTACCACCGTGTTTGCGATTTGCGATTTTTGGTGCGGCGGCGCTCTGCGCTGCGTTGGTCGCGTTGGTGCGCCGGCGAACGCAACGCATGGCACTTGGCCGCCAGGGCTTTAGTGCGCTCCGCCAGCGAGTGCCGAAACTCACCCCCGGCGCACCCCCGCACCAGCATCTCTCAACTTGCTGCCACCACGCACGCACTATTTGTTCCGCGAACAGTATCACACATGACTTATACTTTTATCTATTTGCCAGTTCACTGTTTATTTCTCAATTGATTTTGATTCTTATCAATGCCAAGAATTTAATAgaataacataaacatattacgttataaaataaataagataattatatttcttataatacatataattactaTGAATAAACGATCGcaaaaaaacaatagataatTAGGTATTCggttaattaaaagtaacaaaaattcaGCATTAATTAGTTACGTTccgtataaaaattatactgaatctgtgtgtgtgtgtgtgtgtgtgtgtgtgtgttcagAATATATTCAACTTATAAATACATGACTAAGTTTTTATTGGTTTACACGATTCTGTAATTCTGACTACACTACTTGCAGACTAATTCTTATTTACAgaagttataaaaattttagaagCAACAAATAGCAAGAAGATAGCTACAAGGAGATTGGAATTCAGTTACGAAGCAAGGTCTAGGTCGAGCACTCAAGATAACGTTGGAAATACCacgtttctatttataaaactgtattatatatatgtcatcTAATGATAACGCCCACAGCTCTCGAGCAACTCGAACCCGCATTTATCTTACAGACTTTTTTCgcatactatataaaaataaaatttaaatataaataaaacaagcgAAACAACCCATCGATGaactaatttgaaaaaaaaacctttaaccCTTTAGTAGCCTTCTGCTTTTAGTCTCAGTACCTCTTCCATTCGATTATGAAGACAAGGTATGTAAGGCCACAAGCAACATTTCACATAGATAATGAATACGAAACCATAACTTAAAAACAGTTACAGcatgatttattttacaattgtaaaattttattttgcccttttaattttataaaaactactactactactaacactaacttttttaataatttaaaagaagtaACAATCAACGATTGGAAGTCAATAATTGTTTGACACGCCAGACGTCAGTCGCCACCATGGCGCTGAATATCGCAAACTTGCGTgcataattgttaaaaatacaagTACTTTGAGTGTTACGAAACTTTCCTTTTGTTAAAATAGTTCTGTAATACgataccttttttaaattatttctgtaCAATGTAAAGTAACAAAGTATATCCGTATTATATAGGTATTAGGGACATTGATTTAACtttgtaattttatgtttaagatattataataatttcttatcgaATGAGAAATCCAAATCATTGTACATACATCTTATCTCGTCCATACATTTACAAACTAAGCGTTGGACGTAAGctaaaaacatgaaaataaagattaaatctTCTCTCCCAAATTTAAATCTCCGAAGTCTAAGAAAATGAAGATTTTTAAGGAATGCCTacgtaattaatttcaaaatagaatCATCTCCCGCTATTAGACAGGCGGATCTATGTAGAACATAACAGAATACATTAATTACTAACTGCTTACAAGAAGACATATCttccatatatgtacatatgtatatccaaATATTGTCAACTGGGTCGGCAACTAAATAGGATATTGGGTAATTGAGGAAGGGAGCGGCTTGCAGTAAGAGTTACCTTACCtcttatatagatatatataccgATGTAGGTCTGTTTCACAATTTCCGTTAcaaatttatactaaaatatataatgtctgATATATACATAAGACTGTTAATACTGTGGTTTCAaaagtgtaatatttataatacagttgtacaaaaaattaaaattgactttTGATGCAACTCgatataagatttatataatcAGTGAgttgacaaataaaatattattttttaaaactaccaCCTCACATATGCCCTTTATTATATCATCATATAGTATACTATACAAACTAATCgccttcaaatatattaattcataaatatgaataagcatacttaattatatttgatatatataatacaaatgatTTCCAAGACAAAAGCCTGGCAATTTATACACtgctttaaaacaataacatttcatttgatatatttttatacaaagtacATGAAAAATTCGAACTTAAAATTAACTCGAACACTTTTAAGCAGATAAGGACGCACCTGGTGTGACAGATGCATATTTAAGTGTCCAAAAAAATATCGGTTAAACAACGTTCGATCGTATTGCGTTACGAAAAAGTCGAATTGCTATAATTAGGGATACACAGGTGGCCCCAACCTTTTGTCAGGTGTGATTTTTTTGTAACTACCTGTATACTATTTATTCCGCCCAAAATCACTTTTCTGTGTTaagatattagtatagaaatagCATAAATAAAATCGCAGTTTTTTTACTAAGTATAGTTTATGAGTTAaatgttttacttaaatatttatcaccAACTAActaatgattgattgattacaGTATAAAAATAAGAGACGAATTATTaggtaaacattaaaatttataaaaatacagagATAAAAGCTATCGTACAAGTAATAAGTACTTGGACTTTTTACTGCATGGAAAATGGATTAAATAAAGAGATTAGCggtaataaactaatttaaaccTGATATGCGTTTAAATATTACCTACTTTTATAAACTTGGCATTGACAAAAAgctttatagtaaattaaacctaattacaaaatattactacCGTGTATACGACTCTCTTCGTTGAACCGGCACTTATCGAAAGAGATCTTATCCTCGAGAATATGACAATGCACTTTCACACACACTAACAACAACTTCTTATTTACATATACacattaagtttaatttaaatcacacAGTATAGCggtcttttattattttttcagataTCGCGAACGAAATCTGCCGAGGTCCGTGCCCAACACTCAGCGCGCGACGTCTGACGCGTTCTCGTTACTCGGCGTACTCTGTCCGCTCCGCTGTCGTACATGGCACAAAACAACAAGGATTATACGCATGTGCGAGACCGAGACGAGGCTTTTCCGAATCATCACAATGATGTCACATTACTAATTTTGTTCGTAGTACGTTGTGGTAAGACCCTTGGACACGTAATATTGTGACGTCGCCATTGGATTTACTACGATTTTGCCTATTGTTATTTGCTAGTTGTTATCTCACGATcgctaaaaataacattttatgcgATACGTTTGAAGAAGATAATGCTTTTGATTTGTATTACAACAATCTCACGCTCGCTGCTTTGTTTGCATTAACCCAATAATTGAGTATATTCGAATATACATACCAAATCACATTTCGGATGTTCGTTTAGTCTAAAAATGTGACGTATACTTTATTTGATATAGTATGTataaatactatgtaatatactatgactatataaaaaaacgacAATATTCGCTTCATTcatagtatattaaaataaatgatgccAGCCGTTTCTCTATGGATAATAAACAGCTCACTGTATTGGTTGTTTTAGATATTAGAAATGCCTTTGACAACGTCGAAATTTATGTTTTGCTAAGTGTTATgggttctcttaacatatctcctacGGTGGctgaatcatcatcatcatcatcatcgtcatatCAGCCGGAAGACGTTTACTTCTTAACTaaggcctcccccaaagatctCCACTGAAAATAGCGGCTGAATAGTTTCGTCGTTATCTACAAGGACACCGGCAGCGCATTTAAGTTGACGACAGTTTCTCAGATTGGCGTGACGTAAATCAACATTTCACAATGTGATGTGCTTTCCCCTCTCCTTCTATATTCATTAATTCTATAACTTCCAAGTTCAATTATTATCTATACCCCGTGTGTGCAGACAACCTCCAACGTTACTCTTCGTCACTGATAGATAACCTTTAAGTACCTACTATGCAAGCAATTTATTATAGCTGCCATTACGATTTTATGTAAACTTTAAAGACTATCTTTGAATCCTTCTAAAACACAAGTATAATTCGAAGCCAAAAATTTATGACATACCATCATGACAttacctttatatttatttcgagcAGGCGCTCTCATAGACTCGATAAATCGATGAAGTGGTTCTAAAAGTATTTTCTGCCATTCTTCAGACGCCATTGAGACGTCTACGGAAAATGCTTCCAATATTGGGCTACGTCGACTTTTGCTTCCATAAACCAACTAGTCAAAAGAAGTCAACTAAAAAAATTGAGCCTCTTCAAAACGTTGGCATTATATTCATAGCAATACGATAAAAAACTCAATTAATACGTTTACAGAGTTAATCTCATACTTATCACTTTTGAAgtgaaattatttgatttattgaacATATCGAATtctaaacataatttttttctgtctAAGGCCAAGTTATACGTATTTTCAcctatatattagtatttatgttatatatatgcatattttaatcttctatacatataataaaatttgagtgtatgtttgttacattaaaatagccatttttactcaatacatatgtatgtatacacgtatatatatttatataccaaaataacatttttttacaaattttgtctgtctgtctgtttgttcaggctaatctttggaacggcttgacctattttgacgggactttcactggtagataactgatataataaggactaacttaggctacaatatttatttatttttgttaaattcaaacgcgtacaaggtctcgggcacagctagtatttttAAGTATTGGATACAGTGTGTCACCTACCtcattatttgtttacatagCAATATTTCTCTTGTACACTTTTCTGGTCAAGTCTGGTAGAAATTTATTTTAGCAATAGCACCGCCTATTTGTACAACTGTCAGATGctatgtttttgtaaaattatttgctgtattttggcctacaatatatttaaaatattactatcatTCTTTAGTtgacatataaaaattttagctGTCTCAGgaattaaataacattcatagggacattataagattttataattgtatgtaaagCTGCCGTGGTATATCTAAAATGCTGTTATCTACCTCAACTCAATCATGAGCTATGAGCACAAACAACGCAGTAAAAATGTAAACCTATGTAACTTATCGATGATAagactataaaattatttccaaaactaatcaagatatttgaaatatagatAAAAGATTTCTCTCTTATTAATATGCGATCAAGAGTGAAAATCGATCCGACCGATCGATGAAGTTAGcggcattattattatatcacgGCAGAATGGGAGTAATTATAGTAATTCCAGGGTTTATTTTATTCGTGATCAGAATACAACAAACGCAATGTACTCGCACAAGACATTGAAACATGGTAggaaatatatgaaattgtGCTTTTATGTTTCGAAACTTATGATATATGTCGCAAATCTAAGTTTGTTTTCTATCGCATCTACTCGATTTATCGAATTTATCTAATCAAGACCGTAAAAAGGCTTCCGCGCAAATTCCCCTCCGAAAGCGTCACCGGGAGTAAGGAGGATCTTTGTTTGGATCCATTGGTCGGTAAACTGTCGGAGAGTCACGGTAGCATGAGCAAGCGAACCCGTGGTGCTCCCTTGAAGAAGCGAAGTGGTACCGCTTGTATTCAGCCTAGGAGAACGGGTAAAAGTTTTATAAGGAAACACTTTTTTCATCTAGCTCAACCATCAAGCTATCGATTGAGAAGTGATACCCGAAACTTCAAGAACTTCTACGAATAAAGTAACAGCAGTTAGGTAACTGAGTTTTATTAACTACTAGTTACTATAACTGCCACATTAGTttatagttttatgtatttCTTCCTATCTGCATACAGGTTTCGCTACATGTACATTCCACACTCACCACACTATTTATAAACTTTCACTTTCTATTGCTTGTGTGTACACTACGTGCAAAACTTTTTTGCGTCTTAATAAAGCTTGTGAGTTTACGCAAGTACCGTCTAATTAAAATGAGAtaaatttttgttcatatttgcTCGTATGTGAAATTAGGTTATTAAAaacatagaattattttttatataatactaaaaaaatacgtatcgttataatgtaaacatttagAAGAAAAGAGATATAGATCTGACaaaatagtaaacaaaataataatgatatttcacttactgtataataaaataaactaatagatttattattttttttgtaatgaaacaCACtcttactatataaaataaggGTTTTAATCTCTACGTGTAGGTACACAATACACATTATTCAAACGCCAAACACCAATACACAAGgcacaaaacatcttagtttttaCGATTACGGATATTTTTCCAGGGCCGGTGTCTCTATGGTGAACAAAACAATAGtaatttatagaatttttataatatataattactttttttagaaataatgttattgaTAAAGTATTTCAGTAACGATAACACCCATATTTGTCACGAATGTGATTAAAGGCTTTTGTAACGGACCTTTATCTTGTCatgaaaacaattttgttatttcatatgGTGATACGATTTCTTAAtgagaatattatttaactacTAACAAGGTGCTGTTGTTGATCGGCTACCGTGAAGTAACACGCAAGTCCCACGAACGCTTTCAACACTGATATTCTCagaataacttaaaaatgttgCAATTCAATCGCAATATTGTGTTTTAACAACTATTGTATCGTATTCTAAAATTAGTACTAGAcactaaatacttttttaatattgaacctTTCTTTCGTACAtcgaacattttattaatattaaaaaaaaaacagcattaatgcacatataaaataagtaaacatttataaacgtttgtacatatattattatagatagttTCAAAGAAACTCCCCGTCAGGCTGgcagtaatgaaaataaaatttaaacttatcgAAAAGGGAAATCATAAAgacaaacacaacaatataaatCTAGGGTCTATCTTGTCCGAAAAGCTGtcctgttttatttaatttataattgattctAGTACAAAAAGCTATaagtttgataaataaattgttaaaaagtaagcaaatattttaatgcaacGTAATAAAATAGCGATGTGCGAAAATacgttatttgataaaattattacattttgagCAACCACgcgtatacataatttaaaaacagtgaAAGAAATAAGCAACAgagatactttttataataaacacttTGTCGTTCATTGGACTGGTCGCCGTAGGAAGGAGATTTTTGAAGTCATAGaacttatttctttaaaaaatcaaattattcgcGGAGTGACcttcaaatatttctttttcttgaaTACATGGACAACGTTTACATTCAACAATATCATCATTATAAATAGCTAAACTGAAAACGCCTTCGactttataaatttgttaatagtGACTCAACACTCGACACATACAGTCGAATATCAGGGTCttcatttagtttttatttcatacagcaGGCTAAAGAATAGCCAgaagtaaaaaatatgttaaaatacaagcataatataataataagagcattaaaaatgatattaccAAGCTCTCAGCATCTTGGCTCATCTTTTTCTACGCATGGTTCCCGTGGAAGACTTGCGCCCTGGTGGCGCCTTTACAGACCAGGTAATTAAATCCACTGTTCCATTGCACGTCACCACAATACGCCACATTCCATCACTGCATCCGTGTTCAACATATGATCGGTCCGGCCGGTCCCTATGACGTCACACGCTTTCTCGAGCTACAAGGTTGTACTGCATTTGTATCACAACACTTCGCGTTCACAAACTCTAAAGGCGCGCATCTATCATTAAACACAGATCTTCTTCGTTCCGTAAACTAATTCGATTTACCCAATGGTACCAAGTTGTGCTCTAGTGTAGAGGAAATGCGATCGTGTGACGCAGGTAATGACTTTCGCGCACGAACTGAGTGAAGCACGTCCGCTTCGTGGCACCGCCGCCGTCGCGCGTGCACCACGTAACGGCACAGAGGCCCCCGCCGCGTCGCCCCCGTATCCCCAGACCTCCAAACCAGCCCTGTCTCACGAGTCACGGCTCAACATTGCCTATCTAGTTGCGCTCGCGTCTcaatatacacaaatacaatGTAATAACAAAGATATTAAACATTACTCCGTCTTTATAACGTATTTTGTAGCAACGCAACGatgattaatttcaaaataaaaccatgcactttaactaaaatatatatgaataatctatgtatttttcataatattaaatatattgtcctAATAAATTTTTGACCCTTAAAGTGTCACTTatacctaataaaaatatttaaaattaattttcgacTGGACGTGTTTTAGGCCATATACGGATTCGGATGCTTAATATTGTAATCAAAAATGGGCTTTCAAAATACGCTTTATTCGTAATCACTGCAGAGccctttcttttttatttaaactaatgatagaatttaatatattttataactagctgtgtccgcgaccttgtacgcgtttgaatttaacaaacaaatatattgtagcctaaattactccttattatatcagttatctgccagtgaaagtcccgtcaaaatcggtccagccgatccagagattatccggagcaaacagacagacatacagacaaaaaattgtaaaaaatattattttggtatatgtaccgtgtatatatattatatgtatgcattgagtaaaaaagggcgattttaatattacaaacagtcactccaattttattatatgtataggctACAAAATAATGTCCTTAAACCTTATAAAGTACGATGTTGTACTTatgaatttaatgttaaaatgtgGTATATATCACAGGCAACTGGTTAAATGCTAATTTAACCACATTTAATTAACAGTCTAAACACTTGACTGAAGGGTTCCGTTATATCAGCGCGAAAGGCTTGAATGACACCCGCTAACATATTTCCATTCATAAAAACAGAAAGCTACTTAGTTTCGAAATCAATGGCATAtttatcgtagggccaggttgTGCAGTGTACCAGGGCCCGGAGTTCAAGGGGCCCTcttaactaaaccttaagcttctgaagctagaaaatcacgaccctgtgCACAAGatatcttatttggtatctataattttaaagggtaattattacttaaagagGGATGGAAAAGAGGAGGTGAGGgccccgattctttttctatgcaccggggcccttcctcgcCTAGCTACGTTACTGTTCGAAATTATTGATAAACAATCTTATTTTTGAGTTAGGGGTCAGACCGAgttaatcaaatacaattagAGTTGGGCTTTttaacctataaaaaaaaaagattcagaAAGGTAAAGAAAGTTACCCTATTCTATAAAGATGAATTGGCTGACTGTCATTCAGGCCACTGGTTTAACAGCACCGTTTAGTAAAGTGACTAGGCGTTTAATTGGATGGGTAGTTAAGCTAGTTATAGTAATGCTGTAATGATACATGTTACCTTCCCAATAAGTTAAAGTTGAAtatattgtcaaataatttaattcttactATGATACTGTagcaatcaattttaaattatgaatccATTCATTAAAAATCAGTGCATTAGAAACACTGCTGAAAGGAATCAATCATAAAGGATTAACAACTAGCAGAaggaattttattgaaaatacatttaatttcataaaaaagtcCTTGAGATTTCTTTTGGTATTTatcagtttgtattttttaattctttgctGCAATAAGATTACACATGTttacttaaaaatttattacaattataacagatttgaaatgaattttaattttaccttaaaactaaatttgtaAATGGAAGCTTAGCCCTGTTTGTGATTAATTCTTTAGGTAAAAACATAACTTCCAGACTTGTTTCACAATAAGTATGAAATGAGACCCAgacagaaatataaaatagttaaaataaatgctttttattgctcatacaataattattatgcgTTAcatttaccctttaaaattgataaatatttcttgaaattaactaaatttaggtaggtaacaaaaaatatattcattttactcAGATAAACCATAGTAAAACTTATACTCCTCAATTAACACTGATTTGGTAGCATTGGATTGATATCATAACCTTTACTAAAAGcactttagtaaaaaatattggtgaggtaaaatataagttttataattcatttcatcaaTCAAACAGGTCCACACACAGATTACAGAAACagcatattattaactatttttttttctagcaacaatttgataaaagttTGTTACATTTCATTTCAACAGCCTtgtttattatgatattgtaaacatttttaacattgttatatttaaaaaaaatttaaggctttatttagtatataaaccTTAGTATATTCTAATTCATTcagtatataatactaaataatacttaaatgttattttgaggGTGCAGTTTTTGTTGCAGTTACATACACTGGTTTCCCGTTTGAATCCCAAGTTGATTTACATTTCTTCATCACAAATGCTAAATATATagctgaaagaaaaaaaatctatttaaaccATAATTATgggataaaaaaacaattgcttTAATAAGTctccataattataaataaatcattaaaatacattaacttCTAAATTAGTTAAAACTTACTAGCAACTTCCCATTCAGACTTGCTCATTGTGCCAACATTATCAGTTTTTTCTGTCATATTAGCCATATAGTCTTTTGCATGTTCATAATCTTTTTCCTCACCAATTAATTCTCTATTTGCTGTTGCCGGATAACTCTCAAAGCATTTGATCCTTTGTAATAAATCTCTATACTTTCCAGAATAATCTTTAAAGAAATCTGCAAATCCAGCCTTGTATACTAATTCTAAACCATATTCCTTAGCCAACTTAACAAATAGttcaaaatttactaaaaattctGGACAATCGACTACACCTTCTAAATGAAAATCATACTTCCCACCAAACAGAGGGTAACCATCCTCAGggttaaatagtaattttatattaaaaatcctaTTCCCAAAAGATGCATCTGGTGATTTTTTTGATctagtaattatttcataagcATCTGGTATTGTCCCAAAGAAAAATCCATCTGGTTTAAGACATTCTGATATATTTGATAGCATACGGCGTGCCTGCCCTAAGCTTTCAAAGCTATAATGTAAACCAAATTGGCAACTTGCAATATCAAACTTGATCGAGGGATCTTTGTATTTATCTCTTAATGTATCTTTAGTGCAATCAGTAGCTATAAATTCAGCAGTATACAACCTTCCTAAGCGACGTCGTAAATCTTCATATCGCGTTTTACATTGCTGAATTGAGATCTCCGCAATGTCAGCAAAAATAACATGCTCCACTCGTGCTTTTTGCCATTTACTTAAATCACCGCCCTTACCACAGCATATGTCGAGTATTCGTAGTGGCCTACCGTAATCCTTTTCACGTATTTTATCTGTATGTTCCTGTATAAGAACACTTTTGACCcagttattaaaatttcttaaataaaaaattggtgAATTGAACCTTTCTTTTAAGCCTTTTTCTTCAAGATGATTGTAATGAGCAGCTACAACATTGGAATGTGAATGTAACTTTTGAGGCACTACATCTTCGTCATCGCCTTCATGTCTTCGTTTAGTGCCTTTATTTTGTCGTTCCATTGAATTAAATTCATCGCTAACTTTTTCATGGTTTTCTGTTGACACATCattcatttctatttttttttaaataaagcttttaaaatatttacatccaATTTTAATTCACCTTTAGTAAAAATACGTTAAAGACgaaaaatacaatcaaaataaaagaattgaATTGTGTTTTCTTGCCTTACGAAATTCTCAATTCggcttcatttttttattgaagtgtCATGTCAG
The nucleotide sequence above comes from Vanessa cardui chromosome 7, ilVanCard2.1, whole genome shotgun sequence. Encoded proteins:
- the LOC124531155 gene encoding mRNA cap guanine-N7 methyltransferase, with product MNDVSTENHEKVSDEFNSMERQNKGTKRRHEGDDEDVVPQKLHSHSNVVAAHYNHLEEKGLKERFNSPIFYLRNFNNWVKSVLIQEHTDKIREKDYGRPLRILDICCGKGGDLSKWQKARVEHVIFADIAEISIQQCKTRYEDLRRRLGRLYTAEFIATDCTKDTLRDKYKDPSIKFDIASCQFGLHYSFESLGQARRMLSNISECLKPDGFFFGTIPDAYEIITRSKKSPDASFGNRIFNIKLLFNPEDGYPLFGGKYDFHLEGVVDCPEFLVNFELFVKLAKEYGLELVYKAGFADFFKDYSGKYRDLLQRIKCFESYPATANRELIGEEKDYEHAKDYMANMTEKTDNVGTMSKSEWEVATIYLAFVMKKCKSTWDSNGKPVYVTATKTAPSK